GCCATCTGTGCTGGGATGGGCAAAGCGACCGTATCAGCGTTTTGGTCTCACAACGATCCGGCAGCCACGGTGAGGACCCGCACGGCCCGGTCAAAGGCCCCGAGATCGAGGTGTTCGTCGGGCGTATGATCCAGATCGGAGTCACCCGGCCCGTAGGTCGCCATCGGCACGTCCCACGCTCCAGCGTAGACGTTCATGTCACTAGTTCCGGTCTTCCGCAGATGGGTGGGCTCACCTGAACACTCCCGAATACCCCGGCGGAGCGCTCCCGCAACGGGATTGCGCGGGCTCTCCATCACCGGCGGGATTTCGTCGTGCCACGCGACCGATCCCGGACCGACCGCCTCGACGGTCGATTTCACGCCCTCGATGGTTTCGCCCGGTGGGATGCGGAACTGCGCCTCGACCTGGGCCTCAAAGGCAAAGCCGTCTGCGCTCGTCCCGCCCTCGAAGGCGACGGGCTTGGGAGTCACGCGGTCGAAGACCGAGTCCCCGTCACCGAATGCCGCCTCGACCTGACTCCACCACGCCACCGCCTGCTGGATGGCGTTCGGCTCCGGCCGCGAGGTGTGCCCGACCTCGGTTTCGACCGTATAGGTGCCCGAGAGCAGGCCCCGGTAGCCCAGGGTGATCGCATCCCACCCCGAGGGCTCGCCGTTGACGACAGCCGCTGGCGGATCACGATCCTCGATGAGGTATCTGGCCCCGGCGGAGTCAGTCTCCTCGCGCACCACCCCGACGAAGCTCACACCGGCGTTCGCGGCTGCGACCGCCATCGCCGCGAGTGGTCCTTTCGCGTCGACGCTGCCCCGGCCCCAGAGGACATCCTCCTCGACTCGGACCGGGATCTCGCCCGGCACGGTGTCCATATGCGAGGTCAAAAGCACCGTGTCGTCGGCTGGGGCCCGGAGGTTGCCCACGTCGTCGATCCACGCCTCGCGACCTTGAGCCTCGAAGAAGGATCGCAGGCGCTTTGCGACCGCATCCTCGCTCCCCGAAACAGAAGGCGTCTCGACCAGGTTCCGGAGCAGCGCCCGGGCCTCCTTTGTGGTGACGTCGCTCATTGGGCGTCGATCACGTCGCCCATCGCTTCGACGGTCCGATCGATCTCCGCCGCAGAGACCACAAGCGGCGGCAGGAAGCGAACGACGGTCCGACCGGCGGGGAGCGCGAGGATCTGGTGGTCAAGCGCCAGGTCCCGAACCACGCGGTTCGCGCCGCGCTTCACCTCGACGCCGACCATGAGCCCCTCGCCGCGAACCTCCCGGACGGCGTCGCCGAGTTCCTCACGGAGGGCCGTCTGGAACCGGTCGCCGAGTTCCCCAGCGTGGGCTGGCAGTTCCTCGTCCCGCACCGTCTCCAGCGTGGCCGTCCCGGCTGCCGCGATCGTCGGACCGCCGCTGAACGTCGAGCCGTGGTTGCCGGCGTCCTCGGCGATCCACTCCCTGACGGCAGTCATGCCCATGGGAAGGCCGTTCGCGATCCCCTTCGCCGCGGTGAGAATGTCGGGGGTGACCCCTGCTTTTTCGGCCGCCCACATCTGGCCGGTTCGGCCGACGCCGGTCTGGATCTCGTCGAAGATCAGGGCGGCACCGGCCTCCTCGGTCGCTTCGCGGGCGGCTTCGAGGAACCCGGGGTCCGCGGGGTTGATGCCGCCCTCCCCCTGGATCGGCTCGATTATCACCGCGGCGGTCTCCTCGTCGACGGCCGCCCGGAGTTCGGACTCGTCCTCGTAGGTCACGAAGTCAAACCCGCCGGCCAGGGGCTCGAATCCGTCGCGGTACTTGGGTTTCCAGGTCGCCGCGAGCGAGCCGAGAGTCCGGCCGTGGAAGGCGTTTTTCATCGCGAGGACCTTCGACCGGCCGGTGGCGTGGCGGGCGAACTTGATCGCGGCCTCGTTGGCCTCGGTCCCAGAGTTGCTCAGCCAGGCGTGATCGAGCGGTTCCGGGGTGACCTCGGTCACCAACTCGTAGAGGTCCTCCCGCACATCGACGGGGTAGGAGCCCTGGACGTAGGTCAGGGTCGCCGCCTGGTCGCTTACGGCCTCGACGACTGCCGGGTGGGCGTGTCCCAGCGGCGTACAGGCGTAACTCGCGCCCATGTCGAGGTACTCGGTGCCCGAGTCGGCAGTGAGGGTGGTGCCGTCGCCGGACTCGATCCGGATCGGTTTGGGCGAGAAGACGAACTCGCTCATGGTTCCCCCAGGGCGCTGGGCCGAATAGTCGTTCCGTCACCGTCCAGCGCACGGTGGATCGGTTTCTCGGCGTTCGCATCGGCGATAATCACTGCCGTGGCCCCGGACTGCAGCGCCTCCTCGGCTGCCATCACCTTCCGGCCCATGAATCCCTCGGCTGCAGCCTCCAGGTCGTCGAATTCGGCCGGCGACTCGACTGTCTCGATCCGGGTCGCCGAATCGTCCGGGTCCCGATACACGCCCGAGACGTCGGTCAACTCGACCAGCGTGGCCCCGAGTGCGCCCGCGACCGCGGCCGCCGCCCGGTCAGCATCGCTGTTGACAGCGGTCCCTTCAGCAGCGTACATCGGAACCGTGACGACCGGCGTGTAACCCGCCTCGATGAGGAGTTCGAGCAGGTCGTCGTTGACCGACTCGATAGTCCCGGAGTGATCCCCGCGACGGATCTTGCGCTTGCCGTCTTCGAGGACCCGCACGGCGGATTTTCGAGTCCCGGAGAGGACCTGCCCGTCTGGCCCGGAGAGGCCGACTGCGTTGACGCCCATGGTCTGTAACTGAGTGACCAGATCCACGTTGAGTTTTCCGAAGACCATCTTGAACACGTCCATGGTCTCGGCGTCGGTGAACCGGCCGACGACCCCACTGGGGGTTTCGACGTAGTCCGGCTCGATATCCAGGCGTTCGAGGGTCTCGTCCACGGCCGTCGAGCCTCCGTGCACCACGACGACCGGTTCGCCCGCCTCGATGAGACTCCCGATATCCGACAGGGCCCCTTCGGGATCGACGGCCCGTGCCCCGCCGATCTTGACGACGACGGTCATGGCGACCCAACGGGGTGCAGCCCCGTGAATCCCAGGCCGGCAGTCTCCTCGAACCCCAGTGCCACGTTCGCGGCGTGAACCGCCTGGCCCGCCGCTCCCTTCATCACGTTGTCGATGGCGCTGAAGGTGACGATACGCCCGTTGCGTTCGTCGATCTCGAACCCGAACTCGGCCATGTTCGTCCCCGCGACCGCCTTGGGCTCGGGGTAGCGGTAGACACCGCCGCCACCGGTGACGACCCGGACGAACGGCTCGTCGTCGTACGTGTCCCGAACCGCCTGCCAGATGGCTGCCTTCTCTGGCAGTTCCTCGGGGTAGAGGTGGCTCGTCGCCGCCGCGCCACGAACCATGTCGACGGCGTGAATCGTGAACGAGACGCCCCGGCCGAGGTGCTCCTCGATTTCGGCCTCGTGGCGATGCCCAGTGGGTGCGTAGGGACGGACGACTCCCGAGCGCTCCGGATGCGAGGAGGCCGGCCCGCCACCGGCCCCGCCCTCCGAGGAGCCGACCTTCAGGTCGGCGACGACCCGGTCCTCAGGTGCGAGCAGATCGTGCTCCACGAAGGGCAGGAGCCCGAGTATCGTGGCTGTGGCGTTACAGCCCCCACTGGCGATCAGGGAGGCCCCTTCGAGCCGCTCGCGCCCCAGTTCGGGGAGTGCATAGACCGAGTCGGCGAGCAGTTCCGGGGCGACGTGGCCGTCGTACCAGGTGTCGTAATCGGCCGGATCCGAGAGGCGGAAGTCGGCACTGAGATCGACGACGGTGTCCGCGACGGTCTGGAACTCCTCGATGCGTTCCATCGAGACGCCATGCGGGGTCGCCGTGAACAGCACGTCGACCGGCTCCAGGGCCCCCGGCTCGGAGAACCGCAGATCGAGGTGCCGGAGATTCGGGTGGACCGAGCCGACGGTCCGGTTGGTGAACTGCCGGCTGGTCGCCGCGACCAGGGCGAAGTTCGGGTGTCCGTCGAGGAGCCGAAGCAGTTCCCCGCCCGCGAAACCGCTGCCGCCCACGACGGCGGCCGTGTACGTGTTCATACTGTCCCTCCGACCGTCGCTGTTGCGATCCGTGGAATGTCAGTCCTCATATGTGCCAACACAGAGGTGGTGCCGTCTTAGTGGTGTCGTGACGCGCAAATATATGTTGGAACCGGTTCACATGCCGCTGCTGTCGCTGATCGAAGCAGGACTGGAGCCGATCTGGGAGAGTGGATAGCCACAGCCGCTCGCGGTCTTTTTCCCCAAGTTTTTGCGAGAGGCTGCGAAGCAGCCTCTCGGAAAAAGTGGGTGGCTCACGGGTCGTACCTCCCCGTTCGCCGTCGAGGTCTCACTGCGTTCGACCTCGCTATGCGAGGGAAGACCGCTCCGGGTCTTCTGCACTTTGCAGTGCGAGGGAAGGGATTTGAACCCTTGGACCTCTACAGGAGCGGATCTTGAGTCCGCCGCCGTTTCCGAGCTTGGCTACCCTCGCACGCGACCGGTGGTTGGATATCGACCTGCATTAGGGTTGCGAAGGCACGCGGGGCAGGCACTCGGGAATTGCGAGGAAAAACCGGCGATATCCGCGGCGTTCCGAGGGCACACCTCTATATGGGCCCTTCATATCACCATGGACGAGCACACCCGTGATCGGTCAGTTCGACCGCCTCCGGCCGGCTCGAATCCGCCAGGATGGGTACCCGAGAAGGGACGGTGGCAGCACGACACGCTGCGGCAGGCCACAATACACGGGGTTCGACTCGTCAACGCCGGGGCCTACCACGAGGCCCACGATTGTTTCGAAGACGAGTGGTTCAACTACGGAAACGGCACGCTGGAGAAGTCCTTCCTGCAGGGGATGACACAGGTCGCCGCGGGGGCCTACAAGTACGACGGACTCGACAACGAGGCCGGCCTTCGCAAGCTTCTCGGCTCGGCGATGGGGTATCTCCAGGGCGTCCCGGCGAACTTCTACGGGGTTGACGTCGCACAACTCCGCGAGGACGTTCAAGCCATCAGACGGGCACCGGCACGCGTCACGGAGCTTCGAATCGCGCTCGACGGAACCCACCCGACCGCCGGCGAGGAGGACCTGGGTTACGCCGCGTCACTTCCCTGACCGGGGGGACCCGGAAGGCACGCCTTTTTGCGCCTGGGTCACCGAAGAGGGGATAATGCGAATCGCCCAGCTGGGGACGGGCGAACCCGAACTCGTGATCGTCGGCGGCATCCACGGGGACGAACCCTGTGGGGTGCGGGCGGTCGAATGGCTGTTGGACGCACAGCCAACGGTTGCCCGTCCCGTCCGACTGATCGTCGCGAACGAACGGGCCATCGATGCCGGGGTCCGGTATGTCGACGCCGATCTGAACCGCTCGTTCGATTACGTCTCCACGAAGACCGCCTACGAGGCGGGCCTGGCCGACCGCCTCCGGCGGGAGATCCAGGGCAAGACCGTCCTCTCGATCCACTCCACCCAATCGACCCACGATCCCTTCGCCATCGTCTCGGGGCTCTCGGACGGCGTCGAGCCGATCGTCTCCCGGCTCTCGGTCGAGGCCGTCGTCGACGCCGGTCCCCTCGAAGACGGACGGATCTTCGATACGAGTTCGACCGTAATCGAAGTCGAAGCGGGCTACCAGGGCAGCGAGACGGCGACAGCAAACGCCAAACAGCTCGCCGAGGAGTTTCTCATCGCGACCGGCGCGTTACCCGGAGAGCTGTCCGCGACCGAACGGCCGCTGTTCGAGATGGGCACGGCCATCCAGAAGCCCCCCGCTGAGGACTACGAGGTGTTCGTGAACAACTTCGCCCGGGTCGATCAGGGAGAGACGTTCGCCCGGGCCGACCAGCGACGACTGCAAGCTGACGAGGAGTTCTGGCCGGTCCTCCTCTCGGCGTACGGGTATCGCGACATCTTCGGGTATCGCGGCCGAAAACAGGGCTCGCTGTCGCCGGCCTAGCGATTGGCCGGGGCGAGTTTCACGCGGGTGAGCGAGCGGTTCAGGTGACACACGTCGTGAGGCGGGTCGCCGAGGATCTCGACGATCCGGTACTCCGTGTCCATATCCGCACCGAGTGGCTCACAGAGCGGGTGACTCGGGCATTCGGTGTGGGGGCACGTCCCGGCGAGCGAGACTCGGCTTCCCGCGTAGGCCGCCTTCGAAGGGACGTTCGCCTCGACCGCGGTCGTCTCGACGTCGACCGCGACGACCCCCTCCTCGTGGACGGCACAGTCGAGTACCTCCCCGCCCTCGCGGACGTCCGTGACGGCGTATCGGGTTCCGGAATCGAGGTTGAGACACTGTTTGCGGTAGGGACATCCCTCACAGCCGGCTGCCTCGCCGCGATAGACGAACTCCGCACCCGTCTCGGCGATGTGGGTCCCGAGGAGGGTAAGGGACATACGCCGGGTTTCGCGACCCGAATGGTTAAACATCTCGCTGGGACCGAAACCGGCCGTCCGTGTGACGAATGCACAATGCTATACGGGACGACGAACTACTGTCCCCCGTGCTGGATATCGCCCTCATCGACGCGTCGATCGGGGAGACCCCGGCCCAGCGGAACTTCGAGCGGGTGACCGAAGCCACGCTGACGGGGTTCAAGGTCAGCGAGGGGGCCGAGCCACCAACGGTGACAGGCCCGGAGGCGGCATTCGATGCGGTGATCGTCACTGGCTCTCAGTGTTCGGTCTACGAGGACCGGCCGTGGATCCATCGCCTGACGGAGTGGGCACGGGAGGCCCACGCCGCGGGCGTTCCCCTGTTCGGCATCTGCTGGGGCCACCAGTTCCTCGCCCAGGCGCTTGGTGGCCGGATCGTCGCCATGGACGACTACGAACTGGGCTATCGGCCCATCACCCGGACTACGGAGAGCCGATTGCTGGACGGGGTTCCCGAGACCTTCGTCGCCTTCGAAACCCACTCGGATCGCGTCTACGAACTTCCCGAGGGCGCGACGCGCCTGGCCGAAAACGACGTGGGGATCCAGGCCTACCGCCTTGGACGGACCTACGGCGTACAGTTCCATCCGGAGTACGACATGGAGACGGCGAGGAGGGTAACCAGGGGGAAAGACCTCCCGGCAGAACGGATCGAGTCCGTCCTCGCCGAGATCACGCCGGAAACGTTCGAAAAAGCGCGTCCGGCAGCGCGGGTCTTCGAGAACTTCGAGGCGATCGTCGCCGACGCTGCCTGATTAGGTATCCCGTGTGACGATTACTTCCTGATCGCCGTCCGAGCCTTCGCTCATCGGGATCTCTATCTGGACGAACTCCTCGGTTTCCGTATCACAGACCACGACAATGTCCTCGGAGGTGCAGAACATGTTGTAGTCCTCGATCGTGTATTTGGTCTGGGTTTCGAGGTCCGCGATGATCTCCTCGAACTCCGCGACGGTGAGCGTTCGCTCGCCCTCGGCGACGTCGATCAGCGTCTGAAGTGCGCCGTTGTTTGCTTCGGCCATTGTGTCTCGTTTCGCTGTTGGGGCGTCACGTAACTAAAGGTTGTTATCGGTATTGTGATTACTGTTCCAAATGGCGGGCCACCCCTGAACTGGCGGGATCGGCCGTCGCTGGAACATTTTGGCGTCGAGAATCGGGTATGTGTTGGGGATTTCATACAATACGACCACAAAATACCAACGGAAGAAAACGTTCATAATACAGCTAGAGATGCTTTCATGGGATTTGATCGGATTTCAGAACACATGTAGCGACATCGGACATGTAGGCCTTCGCAACAGCTGAGAACCACGGTCTGTTGTTAATGAAATTCAACGTGTTGTGGTAACTGTGGCCGAGTAACAATGACAACCCGTCGCAACTTCCTCCGGCTCGTCGGCTCAACGGCGGCCGGGGGAGTCATCTCACAGTACGGGACGGAGATCGCCCGCGCCTTCGAGCAGGTCGCGGAGGGAGACATGGAGGTCGTCTGGTTCCAGGGCCAGTCGTGTACTGGCTGTACGATCTCGACGCTGCAGGCCCAGTATCCGACCCTCGAGGAGGCGCTGAACGAGTTCAGACTCGAAGTAACCTTCCACCCGACGATCATGCCCGAGGCGGGGGAGGCTGCCATCGAGTCGATGAGCATGTCACCGGACATCCTCATCGTCGAGGGGTCGATTCCGACCGACATCCCCGAGGCGGCGACGATCGGTGGGCGGACGGCCGAAGACTGGGTGACCGACCTCGCCCCACAGTCGGATATCATCGTGAGCGTTGGCAACTGTGCAGCCTTCGGGGGGTGGCCGGCTGCCGAGAACAAGAAACGACTCTACGACCTCGGGGAGAACGTCACGGGCGCGAAGGGACTCCAGTTCGAGAAACGAAAGAAGGGGGGTGTACTCGGCGCGGACTTTACCGGCGGGGCCGGCCTCCCCGTCGTCAACCTGGGTGGCTGTCCGCCGAACCCCGATTACGTATTGTTGACCCTCGCGACGGTCCTGAACGGACACGTCCCCGAACTCGACGAGTACAACCGGCCGCTCCCGTTCTACGAGCCGCTGGTGCACGACAACTGCATGCACCGGGGCTACTTCGACCGAGGAGAGTTCGCGGACAAACCGGGCGGCGAGGGCTGCCTGTTGAAACAGGGCTGTAAAGGCCCGTACACCCACTGCGACGACCAGACGAGACTCTGGAACGACGGCACGAGCGTCTGTCTAAACGTCAGTGCCCCCTGTATCGGCTGCATGGAGCCCGGGTTCTGGGATCGGTTCTCCCCGTTCCAGCAGGAGATGGAAGGGAGCCCCGTCCTGGGCAACGTCAGCGCCACGCAGGCCGGGGCGGTCGGCGTCGCCGCGGCCGCCGCTGGAATTGGTGCCCACCTCGGCCGTCGAGCGATGGGCTACGGGAAGTTCGAATCGGCCGAGAAAGCCGACGCGGAGACCAAAGCGGCCGAGGAGGACACGGAGTAATACCATGCCAGAGATCGACATCGACCCGACGACACGCATCGAAGGCCATCACGGCATCACCCTGCAGGTCGACGCTGACGGGACCGTAACCGAGGCCAAAAGCAAGATGGAGATGTTCCGTGGGGCGGAGATCGTCACGCTGGGTCGACCGCCCTCGGATGCCCCCCAGATCACCGGCATGGTCTGTGGGGTCTGTTTCCTCTGTCACCGCTTTTGCTCCTCGAAGGCGGCCGAGGACGCCGCGATGAACGCCGATAACGTGGACTTCGGCGGCCCACCGGCAAACGCCGTTCGCCTCCGGGACACCGTCGAGGGCATCTTCTACCTCTGGAACCACGCCGTCCACCTCTTCGCCCTGGTGGGGCCCGATTACAGCGACGCCGTCGCGGGGACCGGCTTCGACCGACTCGACCCCCTCGAAGGCGACGGGTACATGGCCGCGATGGCGAACCAGCGGAAGGTCATGAAGGCCCTCGCGGAGTTCGGCGGTCGGGCCCCCCACCCGGTCGCCTACGTTCCCGGCGGGTTAGCGACCCGGCCCGACGTCTCGACGATCCAGGCCGTGAAATCCCGGGTTCAGGAGGTCTCGAACTGGCTCGGGGCGACCGAAAACGTCCCTCAAGTGATCGAGAACGTACAGAACGGGGAGTTCGATCCCGCGCTGGGAGAAGGCCTCCACGACATCGTTTCGATCATCCTCGCGGCCGCGGAGGCCGGCGCGGCGGACATCGGTCAGGGCCCGGATCGGTTCTACAGCAACGGCATGTTCGAGGACCCCGAGTCCGGCGAACTCTTCCTCAAGCGGGGTGTGTACCGGAACGGATCCGCCGAGGAACTGACGAAACAGGAGATCATCGACGGCATCACCGAAGACACCGAGTATTCCTGGTACACCGACGACTCCGGCGGTGCGCCCACCGAAGCCAAGCCGCCCGAACCGGCCCCCGAGAAGGACCAGGCTTACTCGTGGGGGAAAGCGCCTCGATTCGATGGGCAGTCCATGGAGGTCGGCCCGCTCGCTCGCATGGTCATCACGGGGCTGGACCCCTTCGACTTGCGAGGGACCCTCGGCGGGGGCGCAGCCGAGAGCAACACCCTCAACCGCCTGATCGCCCGGGCCCAGGAAGCCCTGGTCGTCAGAGACCAGGTTATGGGCTGGCTCGACGCCATCGACCCAAGCGAGCCGTTCATGGCTGATGACTGGTCCGATGATTTCACCGGGAAGGGCGTCGGACTGATGGAGGCCTCACGCGGGGCGCTCTCTCACTACATGGACATCGAGAACGGCGAAATCGAGCGCTACCAGATCATTACCCCGACGATCTGGAATCTCGGCCCGCGAGACGGCTCGGGCCAGCCGAGTCCGCTGGAAGAGGGAGTTGTCGGCGACGTGGTCTCGGACGTCGAGAACCCACTGACCGTCCTGCGGACGATCCGCTCGATGGACCCCTGTCTGGCCTGTTCGGTCCATGTCCAGAGCCCGGAGAACGCCTCCAAAACCGAAGTCGAACCAGTCACGCCGTCGATCGGAGGTGGGGGCTGTGACATCTGAGAAGCGGACGGACGGCGGGACCACGAGAGACCGGGCCCACCGATCGCCAGCCAGTGAGCGGTGGCTCGGGCGGCTGTGGCTCACGGTCGCCGACCGCTACGAGCGATACCGATACCTGGACGAGGCCGACAAGGAGTCCCTCAACTGGCATAGCTGGGGAACGATCGTCACTCACTGGTCGCTTGTCGTGCTGATGACCCTCGTCACACTTACGGGCCTCTCGAAGTGGCTCGGCGTCTATGGCCCACTCGACATCGGGATCTGGGGCGGGTACAACCCGGCCTTCCTGGTTCATGTCTGGTCCGGGGTCCTGCTCGCAG
This region of Halodesulfurarchaeum sp. HSR-GB genomic DNA includes:
- a CDS encoding succinylglutamate desuccinylase/aspartoacylase family protein codes for the protein MRIAQLGTGEPELVIVGGIHGDEPCGVRAVEWLLDAQPTVARPVRLIVANERAIDAGVRYVDADLNRSFDYVSTKTAYEAGLADRLRREIQGKTVLSIHSTQSTHDPFAIVSGLSDGVEPIVSRLSVEAVVDAGPLEDGRIFDTSSTVIEVEAGYQGSETATANAKQLAEEFLIATGALPGELSATERPLFEMGTAIQKPPAEDYEVFVNNFARVDQGETFARADQRRLQADEEFWPVLLSAYGYRDIFGYRGRKQGSLSPA
- a CDS encoding acetylglutamate/acetylaminoadipate kinase; translated protein: MTVVVKIGGARAVDPEGALSDIGSLIEAGEPVVVVHGGSTAVDETLERLDIEPDYVETPSGVVGRFTDAETMDVFKMVFGKLNVDLVTQLQTMGVNAVGLSGPDGQVLSGTRKSAVRVLEDGKRKIRRGDHSGTIESVNDDLLELLIEAGYTPVVTVPMYAAEGTAVNSDADRAAAAVAGALGATLVELTDVSGVYRDPDDSATRIETVESPAEFDDLEAAAEGFMGRKVMAAEEALQSGATAVIIADANAEKPIHRALDGDGTTIRPSALGEP
- a CDS encoding DUF309 domain-containing protein; the protein is MDEHTRDRSVRPPPAGSNPPGWVPEKGRWQHDTLRQATIHGVRLVNAGAYHEAHDCFEDEWFNYGNGTLEKSFLQGMTQVAAGAYKYDGLDNEAGLRKLLGSAMGYLQGVPANFYGVDVAQLREDVQAIRRAPARVTELRIALDGTHPTAGEEDLGYAASLP
- a CDS encoding UPF0179 family protein; translation: MSLTLLGTHIAETGAEFVYRGEAAGCEGCPYRKQCLNLDSGTRYAVTDVREGGEVLDCAVHEEGVVAVDVETTAVEANVPSKAAYAGSRVSLAGTCPHTECPSHPLCEPLGADMDTEYRIVEILGDPPHDVCHLNRSLTRVKLAPANR
- a CDS encoding hydrogenase small subunit is translated as MTTRRNFLRLVGSTAAGGVISQYGTEIARAFEQVAEGDMEVVWFQGQSCTGCTISTLQAQYPTLEEALNEFRLEVTFHPTIMPEAGEAAIESMSMSPDILIVEGSIPTDIPEAATIGGRTAEDWVTDLAPQSDIIVSVGNCAAFGGWPAAENKKRLYDLGENVTGAKGLQFEKRKKGGVLGADFTGGAGLPVVNLGGCPPNPDYVLLTLATVLNGHVPELDEYNRPLPFYEPLVHDNCMHRGYFDRGEFADKPGGEGCLLKQGCKGPYTHCDDQTRLWNDGTSVCLNVSAPCIGCMEPGFWDRFSPFQQEMEGSPVLGNVSATQAGAVGVAAAAAGIGAHLGRRAMGYGKFESAEKADAETKAAEEDTE
- a CDS encoding nickel-dependent hydrogenase large subunit, which encodes MPEIDIDPTTRIEGHHGITLQVDADGTVTEAKSKMEMFRGAEIVTLGRPPSDAPQITGMVCGVCFLCHRFCSSKAAEDAAMNADNVDFGGPPANAVRLRDTVEGIFYLWNHAVHLFALVGPDYSDAVAGTGFDRLDPLEGDGYMAAMANQRKVMKALAEFGGRAPHPVAYVPGGLATRPDVSTIQAVKSRVQEVSNWLGATENVPQVIENVQNGEFDPALGEGLHDIVSIILAAAEAGAADIGQGPDRFYSNGMFEDPESGELFLKRGVYRNGSAEELTKQEIIDGITEDTEYSWYTDDSGGAPTEAKPPEPAPEKDQAYSWGKAPRFDGQSMEVGPLARMVITGLDPFDLRGTLGGGAAESNTLNRLIARAQEALVVRDQVMGWLDAIDPSEPFMADDWSDDFTGKGVGLMEASRGALSHYMDIENGEIERYQIITPTIWNLGPRDGSGQPSPLEEGVVGDVVSDVENPLTVLRTIRSMDPCLACSVHVQSPENASKTEVEPVTPSIGGGGCDI
- a CDS encoding aspartate aminotransferase family protein, yielding MSEFVFSPKPIRIESGDGTTLTADSGTEYLDMGASYACTPLGHAHPAVVEAVSDQAATLTYVQGSYPVDVREDLYELVTEVTPEPLDHAWLSNSGTEANEAAIKFARHATGRSKVLAMKNAFHGRTLGSLAATWKPKYRDGFEPLAGGFDFVTYEDESELRAAVDEETAAVIIEPIQGEGGINPADPGFLEAAREATEEAGAALIFDEIQTGVGRTGQMWAAEKAGVTPDILTAAKGIANGLPMGMTAVREWIAEDAGNHGSTFSGGPTIAAAGTATLETVRDEELPAHAGELGDRFQTALREELGDAVREVRGEGLMVGVEVKRGANRVVRDLALDHQILALPAGRTVVRFLPPLVVSAAEIDRTVEAMGDVIDAQ
- a CDS encoding [LysW]-lysine hydrolase produces the protein MSDVTTKEARALLRNLVETPSVSGSEDAVAKRLRSFFEAQGREAWIDDVGNLRAPADDTVLLTSHMDTVPGEIPVRVEEDVLWGRGSVDAKGPLAAMAVAAANAGVSFVGVVREETDSAGARYLIEDRDPPAAVVNGEPSGWDAITLGYRGLLSGTYTVETEVGHTSRPEPNAIQQAVAWWSQVEAAFGDGDSVFDRVTPKPVAFEGGTSADGFAFEAQVEAQFRIPPGETIEGVKSTVEAVGPGSVAWHDEIPPVMESPRNPVAGALRRGIRECSGEPTHLRKTGTSDMNVYAGAWDVPMATYGPGDSDLDHTPDEHLDLGAFDRAVRVLTVAAGSL
- the argC gene encoding N-acetyl-gamma-glutamyl-phosphate reductase — protein: MNTYTAAVVGGSGFAGGELLRLLDGHPNFALVAATSRQFTNRTVGSVHPNLRHLDLRFSEPGALEPVDVLFTATPHGVSMERIEEFQTVADTVVDLSADFRLSDPADYDTWYDGHVAPELLADSVYALPELGRERLEGASLIASGGCNATATILGLLPFVEHDLLAPEDRVVADLKVGSSEGGAGGGPASSHPERSGVVRPYAPTGHRHEAEIEEHLGRGVSFTIHAVDMVRGAAATSHLYPEELPEKAAIWQAVRDTYDDEPFVRVVTGGGGVYRYPEPKAVAGTNMAEFGFEIDERNGRIVTFSAIDNVMKGAAGQAVHAANVALGFEETAGLGFTGLHPVGSP
- a CDS encoding type 1 glutamine amidotransferase, which encodes MHNAIRDDELLSPVLDIALIDASIGETPAQRNFERVTEATLTGFKVSEGAEPPTVTGPEAAFDAVIVTGSQCSVYEDRPWIHRLTEWAREAHAAGVPLFGICWGHQFLAQALGGRIVAMDDYELGYRPITRTTESRLLDGVPETFVAFETHSDRVYELPEGATRLAENDVGIQAYRLGRTYGVQFHPEYDMETARRVTRGKDLPAERIESVLAEITPETFEKARPAARVFENFEAIVADAA